From Herbiconiux flava, one genomic window encodes:
- a CDS encoding DivIVA domain-containing protein has translation MALTPEDVVNKRFSQTKFREGYDQDEVDDFLDEVVVELRRLTQENEELKAQLESGSAPVAAAPAAAEETPAPAPVAEVPAPVAAAPAAVPAPAPAAEVEDESVSTTNLLQLARRLHDEHVKEGADKRDALIAEGHATAARIVAEAETKQRNELARLNQEKAGIEHRIDELRTFEKDYRAGLKSYIEDQLKDLTSSSVDNEKTPSSSFSGFGG, from the coding sequence ATGGCGTTAACTCCGGAAGATGTTGTTAACAAGAGATTTTCTCAGACCAAGTTCCGTGAAGGATACGACCAGGACGAGGTCGACGACTTCCTCGACGAGGTCGTGGTCGAGCTCCGTCGTCTGACGCAGGAGAACGAGGAGCTGAAGGCCCAGCTCGAGAGCGGCTCCGCTCCCGTCGCCGCCGCTCCCGCCGCTGCGGAGGAGACCCCGGCCCCCGCGCCCGTCGCCGAGGTGCCCGCTCCCGTCGCCGCGGCTCCCGCCGCCGTCCCCGCGCCGGCTCCGGCCGCCGAGGTCGAGGACGAGTCGGTCTCCACGACGAACCTGCTCCAGCTGGCCCGTCGTCTGCACGACGAGCACGTCAAGGAGGGTGCCGACAAGCGTGACGCCCTCATCGCCGAGGGTCACGCCACCGCCGCGCGCATCGTCGCCGAGGCCGAGACCAAGCAGCGCAACGAGCTCGCCCGACTCAACCAGGAGAAGGCCGGCATCGAGCACCGCATCGACGAGCTGCGCACCTTCGAGAAGGACTACCGCGCCGGCCTCAAGAGCTACATCGAGGACCAGCTGAAAGACCTGACCTCCTCGAGCGTCGACAACGAGAAGACCCCGTCCTCCAGCTTCAGCGGCTTTGGCGGATAG
- the lspA gene encoding signal peptidase II, whose protein sequence is MADSRTQKARPRVLIVLAVVAAAAIAIDQFTKFLVVSNLELGEVVPVVGDLIQFRFVKNSGAAFSIGNAYTWIFSILAAAVTVVIIWFARRIRSLAWAWVFGLLLGGTIGNLIDRLFREPGFGVGHVIDFLTIPLLPAIFNVADVCISGAMVLFLILTLRGVGLDGTRGEKPAVSSEAEPEAGAEPEAAPGADPLAEPEKS, encoded by the coding sequence TTGGCGGATAGTCGGACCCAGAAGGCTCGCCCCCGGGTACTGATCGTTCTGGCGGTCGTCGCAGCTGCGGCGATCGCCATCGATCAGTTCACGAAGTTCCTCGTGGTCTCGAACCTCGAACTGGGTGAGGTCGTCCCCGTCGTGGGCGACCTCATCCAGTTCCGTTTCGTGAAGAACTCCGGCGCCGCCTTCTCGATCGGCAACGCGTACACCTGGATCTTCTCGATCCTGGCGGCCGCCGTCACCGTGGTGATCATCTGGTTCGCCCGCCGCATCCGTTCGCTCGCGTGGGCCTGGGTGTTCGGGCTGCTGCTCGGCGGCACGATCGGCAACCTGATCGACCGGCTGTTCCGGGAGCCCGGCTTCGGCGTCGGTCACGTCATCGACTTCCTCACCATCCCGCTGCTGCCGGCGATCTTCAACGTCGCCGACGTGTGCATCTCGGGCGCCATGGTGCTGTTCCTGATCCTCACCCTCCGCGGGGTGGGGCTCGACGGCACCCGCGGCGAGAAGCCCGCGGTCTCTTCGGAGGCCGAGCCCGAGGCCGGGGCCGAGCCCGAGGCCGCGCCCGGGGCCGACCCTCTGGCCGAGCCGGAGAAGTCGTAG
- a CDS encoding RluA family pseudouridine synthase, translating into MESRTLPVPDGLDGTRVDAGIAKLLGFSRTFAAEVVDAGSVSVDGRPVGKSDRLRRDTWLSVEWAPKEEPRIVPVIVPELDVVYDDDDIIVVDKPVGVAAHPSVGWDGPTVLGALAGAGYRIATSGAAERAGIVHRLDAGTSGLMVVAKSEEAYTWLKRLFHDREVDKIYHALVQGHPDPFAGTIDAPIGRHPRSDWKFAVTADGKHSITHYETLEAFRAATLLEIHLETGRTHQIRVHMAAQRHPCVGDSTYGADPVLSARLGLARQWLHAMRLGFVHPRTREYVSFESHYPADLQHALDVVRND; encoded by the coding sequence ATGGAGTCCCGCACCCTTCCCGTCCCCGACGGCCTCGACGGCACCCGCGTCGACGCCGGCATCGCCAAGCTGCTCGGCTTCTCGCGCACCTTCGCCGCCGAGGTCGTCGACGCCGGCAGTGTCAGCGTCGACGGCCGGCCGGTCGGCAAGAGCGACCGGCTGCGGCGCGACACCTGGCTCTCGGTCGAGTGGGCTCCCAAGGAGGAGCCGCGCATCGTGCCGGTGATCGTGCCCGAGCTCGACGTGGTCTACGACGACGACGACATCATCGTGGTCGACAAGCCCGTCGGGGTGGCCGCGCATCCCTCGGTCGGGTGGGACGGCCCCACCGTGCTCGGCGCCCTCGCCGGCGCCGGCTACCGCATCGCCACGAGCGGCGCTGCCGAGCGAGCGGGCATCGTGCACCGCCTCGACGCGGGCACGAGCGGCCTGATGGTCGTCGCGAAGAGCGAGGAGGCCTACACCTGGCTGAAGCGCCTCTTCCACGACCGCGAGGTCGACAAGATCTACCATGCCCTGGTGCAGGGCCACCCCGACCCCTTCGCAGGCACCATCGACGCCCCGATCGGCCGGCACCCGCGGTCCGACTGGAAGTTCGCGGTCACCGCCGACGGCAAGCACTCCATCACCCACTACGAGACGCTCGAGGCGTTCCGGGCGGCGACGCTGCTCGAGATCCATCTCGAGACCGGGCGCACGCATCAGATCCGGGTTCACATGGCCGCCCAGCGGCATCCGTGCGTCGGCGACTCGACGTACGGCGCCGACCCGGTGCTGTCGGCGCGGCTCGGGCTCGCCCGGCAGTGGCTGCACGCGATGCGGCTGGGCTTCGTGCATCCGCGCACCCGCGAGTACGTCTCGTTCGAGAGCCACTACCCGGCCGACCTGCAGCACGCGCTCGACGTCGTGCGAAACGACTAG
- a CDS encoding zinc-binding alcohol dehydrogenase family protein has product MSSPVPLDRTPLENRMPVSTPPNTAAWLDTPYADVTVRESPFPVAGPTQLVVRARAVAINPLDAVIQSNGRMMYRWLDAPAVLGEDVAGEVVAVGAGVTRFAKGDRVVGYALGIEKGRDHVGEGGFQQHVLLEEALTAPIPAGSSFEDAAALPLAVSTAAVALFQSDQLGLAHPQTAPGEVTPRGETVVVWGGATSVGLNAVQLAVAAGYRVVATASPANHALLRELGADATIDYRDRDVVAKVVTAVGGQPVAGVLAIATGSAEPCVAIAAATGAKRVALASPSVSFFDQPRRPGLSRRRAAMIARLVAGNAALQLRCLRHGIRARFVWGSTLASNEVGRMLWTDHLPAALAEGRHRVLPRAEVVGTGLPSIQPALDRMRAGVSATKLVVLLP; this is encoded by the coding sequence ATGTCATCACCCGTCCCGCTCGACCGAACCCCTCTGGAGAACCGGATGCCCGTCAGCACTCCCCCGAACACCGCCGCCTGGCTCGACACTCCTTATGCCGATGTCACCGTGCGCGAGTCGCCCTTCCCGGTCGCCGGCCCGACCCAGCTCGTCGTGCGAGCGCGCGCCGTCGCGATCAACCCGCTCGACGCCGTCATCCAGTCCAACGGCCGGATGATGTACCGCTGGCTCGACGCCCCCGCCGTACTCGGCGAGGATGTCGCCGGCGAGGTGGTCGCCGTGGGCGCCGGGGTGACTCGGTTCGCGAAGGGCGACCGCGTGGTCGGCTACGCCCTGGGTATCGAGAAGGGCCGCGACCACGTCGGAGAGGGCGGCTTCCAGCAGCACGTCCTGCTCGAGGAGGCGCTGACCGCCCCGATCCCGGCCGGCTCGTCCTTCGAGGACGCGGCGGCGCTGCCCCTCGCGGTCTCGACGGCGGCCGTGGCACTCTTCCAGAGCGACCAGCTCGGGCTCGCGCATCCGCAGACCGCACCCGGCGAGGTGACCCCGCGCGGGGAGACGGTGGTGGTGTGGGGCGGCGCGACGAGCGTCGGCCTGAACGCCGTGCAGCTCGCGGTCGCGGCCGGCTACCGCGTCGTCGCCACCGCCTCCCCCGCGAACCACGCGCTGCTGCGCGAGCTCGGCGCAGACGCGACGATCGACTACCGGGACCGCGACGTGGTGGCGAAGGTGGTCACGGCCGTCGGCGGGCAGCCGGTGGCCGGCGTACTCGCCATCGCGACCGGGTCGGCTGAGCCGTGCGTCGCGATCGCCGCCGCCACCGGGGCGAAGCGGGTCGCCCTCGCCAGCCCCTCGGTCTCGTTCTTCGACCAGCCCCGCCGTCCTGGCCTCTCCCGCCGCCGCGCCGCCATGATCGCGCGCCTCGTCGCGGGCAACGCCGCGCTCCAGCTGCGCTGCCTCCGTCACGGCATCCGCGCGCGCTTCGTCTGGGGCAGCACGCTCGCCTCGAACGAGGTGGGCCGGATGCTCTGGACCGACCATCTCCCGGCCGCCCTCGCCGAGGGCCGCCACCGGGTGCTGCCCCGGGCGGAGGTGGTGGGAACCGGGCTGCCGAGCATCCAGCCCGCCCTCGACCGGATGCGCGCCGGCGTCTCGGCGACGAAGCTCGTGGTGCTGCTGCCCTGA
- a CDS encoding TetR/AcrR family transcriptional regulator yields the protein MTRWAPDAALRLEAAALDLVEEQGYAATTVPQITARAGLTTRTFFRHFADKRDVFFLRDREFPRVVAEALEDVPAGADALDVVRQGLARAVSPLEGWRELILRRRAVIRAEDQLRERELLKSAHLADAIAGGLVARSVPPGRARLIASLAVLVFDRSLDSWLDAPPGRPLAAAVDASWNELEALLATRE from the coding sequence ATGACGAGATGGGCTCCGGACGCGGCACTGCGGCTGGAGGCGGCGGCGCTCGATCTCGTGGAGGAGCAGGGCTATGCGGCCACCACGGTGCCGCAGATCACGGCACGGGCGGGGCTGACCACCCGCACCTTCTTCCGGCACTTCGCCGACAAGCGGGACGTCTTCTTCCTGCGCGACCGCGAGTTCCCGAGGGTGGTCGCGGAGGCGCTGGAGGACGTGCCCGCCGGGGCGGACGCGCTCGACGTGGTGCGACAGGGGCTCGCCCGCGCCGTATCGCCGCTGGAGGGGTGGCGCGAGCTGATCCTCCGGCGTCGGGCGGTCATCCGGGCGGAGGACCAGCTGCGGGAACGCGAGCTGCTGAAGTCGGCGCACCTCGCCGACGCGATCGCGGGCGGCCTCGTCGCTCGTTCGGTGCCGCCCGGGCGCGCGCGGCTGATCGCCTCGCTCGCCGTGCTCGTGTTCGACCGCTCCCTCGACTCCTGGCTCGACGCACCGCCCGGCCGCCCGCTCGCCGCCGCGGTCGACGCCTCCTGGAACGAGCTCGAGGCGCTGCTCGCGACTCGGGAATGA
- a CDS encoding glycosyltransferase, which translates to MTDSLSPLPAAALPTVSIVIPAYNEEAGIRHCLVAAIEQTVPAHEIVVVDNRSTDGTRAAVEAMIQAFPEANIRLIEQDAEQGITPTRNAGFDAATGTVIGRIDADTALAPNWVEQVQLAFSTGDFVAASGPVEYYDMPMRRFGHHADDAFRKLQVKLAGDYVFLFGTNMAITKEAWLAVRGDVCADREDLMHEDIDLAVHLALKGLKVGYVSAMTVGMSARRLDSSPRDYLYYVERFQRTYAAHGIHDVRLLAPMAVFLGIYPALHAERALHEHRTAQRWGGVPHPAPAAAPAD; encoded by the coding sequence GTGACCGACAGCCTCTCCCCGCTCCCCGCCGCCGCGCTGCCGACGGTGTCGATCGTCATCCCCGCGTACAACGAGGAGGCGGGCATCCGTCACTGCCTCGTCGCCGCGATCGAGCAGACGGTGCCCGCGCACGAGATCGTGGTGGTCGACAACCGCTCGACCGACGGCACGCGGGCGGCGGTCGAGGCGATGATCCAGGCGTTCCCGGAGGCGAACATCCGGCTGATCGAGCAGGACGCCGAGCAGGGCATCACCCCCACCCGGAACGCCGGCTTCGACGCCGCGACCGGCACCGTGATCGGCCGCATCGACGCCGACACCGCCCTCGCGCCGAACTGGGTGGAGCAGGTGCAGCTCGCCTTCTCGACCGGCGACTTCGTGGCGGCCAGCGGACCGGTCGAGTACTACGACATGCCGATGCGGCGCTTCGGCCACCACGCCGACGACGCCTTCCGGAAGCTGCAGGTCAAGCTCGCGGGCGACTACGTCTTCCTCTTCGGCACGAACATGGCGATCACGAAGGAGGCCTGGCTGGCCGTGCGCGGCGACGTCTGCGCCGACCGTGAGGACCTCATGCACGAGGACATCGACCTGGCCGTGCACCTCGCCCTCAAGGGCCTCAAGGTCGGCTACGTCTCGGCGATGACGGTGGGCATGTCGGCCCGCCGCCTCGACTCCTCGCCGCGCGACTACCTCTACTACGTCGAGCGCTTCCAGCGCACCTACGCCGCCCACGGCATCCACGACGTGCGCCTGCTCGCGCCGATGGCCGTCTTCCTCGGCATCTACCCGGCCCTGCACGCCGAGCGCGCCCTGCACGAGCACCGCACGGCCCAGCGCTGGGGCGGGGTCCCCCACCCCGCCCCGGCGGCGGCTCCCGCCGACTGA